The proteins below are encoded in one region of Casimicrobium huifangae:
- a CDS encoding mechanosensitive ion channel family protein — translation MTSPFQQLLTEFEDIDRADIEHIAVVLVAMVIGVLAGVWASRRRERDPQARKPGIGAWKHALWYGLTFPLVTCVLLVVFRLTTYGAASGMLPKLAVPVFASLTVVRAVARVLRGLFPNSSPVRAVINSVSVLVWLGVVTHMAGVLPTIETELEALRLPIGKTQVSALTMLQGLGLVAVTLLGALWLSAALETRLMATQIDMSVRLVLSRLLRAGLFVLALLIALTAVGIDLTVLSVFGGALGVGLGLGLQKIAANYVGGFAMLLERSFRVGDSVKIDSFEGQITNIHARYSVVRAANGRESVVPNEMFMVNRVENLSLESKRVAFNTKLQIDYSSDVDKARALMVAAAQTQPRVLKDPAPNAMLTDFAPDGLELTLGYWIADPENGINNVRSEINLAIWKAFQAEGISVPFPQRVVRVVNEAGADQATVNAAVAGA, via the coding sequence ATGACATCTCCCTTTCAGCAACTGCTCACCGAGTTTGAGGACATTGACCGCGCCGACATCGAGCACATCGCGGTGGTGCTGGTGGCGATGGTGATTGGCGTGCTTGCCGGGGTGTGGGCCAGCCGTCGCCGCGAGCGCGACCCGCAGGCGCGCAAACCGGGCATCGGCGCCTGGAAGCACGCGCTCTGGTACGGGCTGACCTTTCCGCTGGTGACCTGCGTGTTGCTGGTGGTGTTCCGGTTGACGACCTATGGAGCCGCGAGCGGCATGTTGCCCAAGCTGGCGGTGCCGGTGTTTGCGTCGCTCACCGTGGTGCGCGCCGTAGCGCGCGTGCTGCGCGGACTGTTCCCGAATTCGTCGCCGGTGCGGGCGGTGATCAACAGCGTCAGCGTGCTGGTCTGGCTGGGCGTGGTGACGCACATGGCGGGCGTGCTGCCGACGATCGAGACCGAGCTCGAAGCGCTGCGGCTGCCGATTGGCAAGACGCAGGTGTCGGCGCTGACCATGCTGCAGGGGCTCGGCCTGGTGGCGGTGACGCTGCTTGGCGCGCTGTGGCTGTCCGCCGCGCTGGAAACGCGGCTGATGGCCACACAGATCGACATGAGTGTGCGCCTGGTGCTGTCGCGGCTGTTGCGCGCTGGGCTGTTCGTTCTCGCGTTGCTGATTGCATTGACGGCGGTGGGCATTGACCTCACCGTGCTGTCGGTGTTCGGTGGCGCGCTCGGCGTCGGGCTGGGCTTGGGTTTGCAGAAGATCGCGGCGAATTACGTGGGCGGATTTGCCATGCTGCTGGAGCGCAGCTTTCGGGTCGGCGACAGTGTGAAGATCGACAGCTTCGAGGGCCAGATCACCAACATCCACGCCCGCTACTCGGTGGTGCGCGCGGCCAACGGGCGAGAGTCGGTGGTGCCGAACGAAATGTTCATGGTCAATCGCGTCGAGAACCTTTCTCTGGAGAGCAAGCGTGTTGCCTTCAACACCAAGTTGCAGATTGATTATTCAAGCGACGTCGACAAGGCGCGCGCGCTGATGGTCGCCGCAGCGCAAACACAGCCGCGCGTGCTGAAAGACCCGGCGCCGAATGCCATGCTGACCGACTTTGCGCCCGATGGGCTGGAGCTGACGCTCGGCTACTGGATCGCTGACCCCGAGAACGGCATCAACAACGTGCGCTCCGAAATCAACCTCGCCATCTGGAAGGCATTCCAAGCCGAGGGCATCAGCGTGCCATTCCCGCAACGGGTGGTGCGGGTGGTGAATGAGGCGGGGGCAGATCAGGCGACGGTGAATGCGGCGGTGGCGGGGGCTTGA